In Monodelphis domestica isolate mMonDom1 chromosome 4, mMonDom1.pri, whole genome shotgun sequence, one DNA window encodes the following:
- the LOC130458742 gene encoding uncharacterized protein LOC130458742 — translation MQGLLAAQTQKQNINRQQSPSPSHSGSRSQSQSPSPIVSPSPSPPRTPKGTAYTRDHHSSSHAQPHTHSHHLHNTNHHPSNTCPTRRKATGLAKRKAKKGRSPYGREKRADRRAPVLKRKIPVLWSRGSSLHRDRDRLWGSHTVVSLESSRDSSRETPKDETPCWVGEQRFLGRREAVTPDEQCRPMERPSKASQSRGSTWKGLLIITASILSCWIQPTSAQDITVEVEPPLGTQGLSVTFRIVGYSGTPVMYNWYYKTSAQQPSRKHIVTYSTYNRRQLQTKIRQRVYHNGTMFFPNLLVNDSGYYEVQIIKDRWTLDRPEAGAPLTVYGDLVLAPLSLIHSPLLLSSLLRAAEHYPRVLSSLSSSI, via the exons ATGCAGGGGCTCCTTGCTGCTCAGACACAGAAGCAAAACATAAATAGGCAACAGAGTCCAAGTCCAAGTCACAGTGGAAGCCGAAGCCAAAGCCAGAGCCCCAGTCCCATTGTCAGTCCCAGCCCTAGTCCACCCAGGACTCCTAAAGGGACAGCATACACCAGGGACCATCACTCCTCATCCCATGCCCAACCCCACACTCACTCCCACCATTTGCATAACACCAACCATCATCCCTCCAACACTTGTCCTACAAGAAGGAAGGCAACAGGGCTAGCAAAAAGAAAGGCCAAGAAAGGTCGGTCACCATATGGAAGGGAAAAACGAGCAG ATAGAAGAGCTCCAGTCCTGAAGAGAAAGATCCCAGTCCTCTGGAGCAGGGGAAGCAGCCtccacagagacagagacaggctcTGGGGCAGCCACACAGTCGTTAGCCTGGAGAGCAGCAGAGACAGCTCTAGGGAGACACCCAAGGATGAGACACCTTGCTGGGTAGGAGAACAGAGATTCctgggaaggagagaggcagTGACACCTGATGAGCAGTGCAGACCAATGGAGAGGCCCTCAAAAGCCTCACAGAGTAGGGGCAGCACCTGGAAGGGGCTCCTGATCATCACAG CCTCCATCCTCAGCTGCTGGATCCAGCCAACGTCTGCTCAAGATATCACAGTTGAAGTAGAGCCACCCCTTGGGACACAAGGCTTAAGCGTCACCTTTCGTATCGTGGGGTACTCGGGGACTCCTGTTATGTATAATTGGTACTATAAGACATCAGCTCAGCAACCCAGCAGGAAACATATCGTGACATACAGTACTTATAATAGAAGACAGTTACAGACCAAAATTCGGCAGAGGGTATACCATAATGGCACCATGTTTTTCCCCAACCTCCTCGTCAATGACTCTGGTTACTATGAAGTACAGATCATCAAAGATAGGTGGACTCTGGACAGACCTGAAGCAGGAGCCCCACTGACTGTGTATG GTGACCTGGTTCTTGCTCCACTCTCTTTGATCCATTCTCCATTGCTCCTTTCATCCCTGCTCAGGGCAGCAGAGCATTACCCAAGGGTCTTGTCATCACTCTCTTCCTCCATTTGA